A window of Trichoderma atroviride chromosome 3, complete sequence contains these coding sequences:
- a CDS encoding uncharacterized protein (EggNog:ENOG41) has product MGIFGRAAPARVETDKVIPVGFLDNSPLMTRIVLYNLMVFDDVLDPEKLRDALDRLVQRPGWGKMGARLRNNAKGVIEYHVPAVFSHERPAIGYTHIEYDMKREDHPLASKLPKPTTNAGATIVADPDEFLPLAKGPDCPAVADDYLYSDRPLFGLHIVSFTDSTLVTLHWLHVACDTLGNKAVMQNWMLMLEGRDDEVLPQVGFDSDPCADLGKYPIETHVLEKERMSNGAMAGWVFNNLGDLAFRAKENRMVCLPGAYVDKMYDTAMDELTSHAELDKKPFLSENDILTAWCTRMALSHLPPDSDTPVTVQLAGSMRKALKVDLLPTDQPYVANCFGFMNVLLQAGDILSKPLSYTAAKIREAVNAQRSRGQLEAYWSMFREQSVALPIFFGSSRTHQLSYSNWTQSDLFNTDFSAAAVNPRSEPCLPSYINHSQMPFQFGEGFLFMGKDSKGNYWMCGYRVKGKWAEIQKTLDAEARAMA; this is encoded by the exons ATGGGTATCTTTGGACGAGCCGCGCCGGCTCGCGTGGAGACCGATAAGGTCATCCCCGTGGGATTCTTGGATAATAGCCCCCTGATGACCAGAATTGTGCTTTACAACTTGATGGTATTCGATGACGTTCTTGATCCCGAGAAACTTCGAGATGCCCTCGACCGGCTGGTACAAAGGCCCGGCTGGGGGAAGATGGGAGCTCGGCTCCGAAATAAT GCCAAAGGGGTAATCGAATATCACGTCCCGGCCGTCTTCTCTCACGAACGTCCAGCCATCGGCTACACCCACATTGAGTATGATATGAAGAGGGAAGACCACCCCTTGGCAAGCAAGCTCCCCAAGCCAACAACCAATGCCGGCGCAACAATCGTGGCAGACCCCGATGAGTTTCTACCGCTGGCCAAAGGGCCCGACTGTCCAGCTGTCGCCGACGACTATCTATACTCAGACCGGCCCTTGTTCGGCCTCCACATCGTCTCTTTCACAGACTCAACGCTTGTCACGCTGCACTGGCTGCACGTTGCTTGCGACACGCTGGGCAACAAGGCCGTGATGCAGAACTGGATGCTGATGCTTGAGGGCCGAGACGACGAGGTTCTTCCGCAGGTCGGATTCGACAGCGATCCATGTGCTGACCTCGGCAAATATCCCATCGAGACACACGTGCTTGAGAAAGAGCGCATGTCCAATGGCGCCATGGCGGGCTGGGTCTTCAATAACTTGGGCGATCTGGCGTTCCGCGCCAAAGAGAACCGCATGGTCTGTCTGCCCGGCGCGTACGTGGACAAGATGTACGACACCGCCATGGACGAGCTCACAAGCCACGCCGAGTTGGACAAGAAGCCCTTCCTGAGCGAAAACGACATTCTCACGGCCTGGTGCACCCGAATGGCCCTGAGCCACCTCCCGCCAGACTCGGACACGCCCGTCACAGTTCAGCTGGCGGGCTCGATGAGAAAGGCGCTCAAGGTCGACCTGCTGCCCACCGACCAGCCGTACGTCGCAAACTGCTTCGGCTTCATGAACGTGCTGCTCCAGGCCGGCGACATCCTCAGCAAGCCGCTCAGCTACACGGCGGCCAAGATTCGCGAGGCCGTCAACGCCCAGCGGTCGCGCGGACAGCTCGAGGCCTACTGGTCCATGTTCCGAGAGCAGTCGGTTGCGTTgcccatcttctttggctcgaGCCGGACGCACCAGCTCAGCTACTCCAACTGGACCCAGTCCGACCTCTTTAACACGGACTTTTCGGCCGCTGCTGTCAATCCACGCAGCGAGCCGTGTCTGCCGTCGTATATTAACCACAGCCAGATGCCCTTCCAGTTTGGAGAGGGCTTCCTCTTCATGGGTAAAGACTCCAAGGGCAACTACTGGATGTGTGGATACCGTGTTAAAGGGAAGTGGGCGGAAATACAAAAGACTCTGGATGCCGAGGCCAGGGCCATGGCTTAA
- a CDS encoding uncharacterized protein (EggNog:ENOG41), producing MSGNKSTAAPSFNDVWRVTVTGKKKEGLTEEEFARRYALHGKLAGPLVVKYNGISYRLHQIRGSHADELKEKLGPELSSQLAVGDIDGVSTLVFPTAKDLAGFISDPEYGAKLVPDASEFGEVTSIQFSVGDELVVVDDGKFVL from the exons ATGAGCGGGAATAAAAGCACTGCTGCCCCTTCTTTTAACGACGTGTGGCGAGTAACCGTTacaggaaagaagaaggaaggattGACAGAGGAAGAATTTGCTCGCCGATATGCCCTTCACGGAAAGTTGGCTGGACCTCTAGTGGTCAAGTATAACGGCATCTCTTACCGCCTG CATCAAATACGTGGCTCTCATGCAGATGAGCTCAAAGAGAAACTTGGTCCAGAGCTTTCGTCGCAACTTGCTGTTGGCGATATAGACGGAGTCAGCACTCTCGTCTTTCCGACAGCCAAAGACTTGGCCGGATTCATCAGTGATCCCGAGTATGGCGCGAAATTGGTCCCGGATGCGTCTGAATTCGGCGAAGTGACTTCAATTCAATTTTccgttggtgatgagctggTTGTGGTGGACGACGGCAAATTCGTGTTATAA
- a CDS encoding uncharacterized protein (EggNog:ENOG41~SECRETED:SignalP(1-18)), translated as MFATFTAILAASAASVSAVAIRGNSGSASITPHEQYSSSIGVLGCKINTNRVAYWPMGVNCDNICVKVTNGDRSLHLLKIDQSGGAHDISYDAWNYLGFGESASSDPHTGGGINMNYEFVDASECAGLMHGGKLALSASNSMDYVASCLSEPNSWVAKNHELINMADPLCKYGYNEVCSLDLQKSNQPSCPHTLGAQHTPTGESVTNIVYGTGKAQSA; from the coding sequence ATGTTTGCTACCTTCACTGCCATCCTTGCTGCCTCCGCGGCCTCTGTCTCAGCCGTTGCCATCCGTGGTaacagcggcagcgccagcatcaCTCCCCACGAGCAGTACTCGTCCTCCATCGGCGTCTTGGGCTGCAAGATCAACACCAACCGCGTTGCCTACTGGCCCATGGGCGTCAACTGCGACAACATCTGCGTCAAGGTCACCAACGGCGACCGCAGCCTGCACCTGCTCAAGATCGACCAGTCCGGCGGCGCCCACGACATCTCGTACGATGCCTGGAACTACCTGGGCTTTGGCGAGAGCGCCTCGTCCGACCCCCAcaccggcggcggcatcaacaTGAACTACGAGTTTGTCGACGCCAGCGAGTGCGCCGGCCTCATGCACGGCGGAAAGCTggctctctctgcctccaaCAGCATGGACTACGTCGCCAGCTGCCTCAGCGAGCCCAACAGCTGGGTGGCCAAGAACCACGAGCTGATCAACATGGCCGATCCCCTGTGCAAGTACGGATACAACGAGGTCTGCTCCCTGGATCTGCAGAAGAGCAACCAGCCCAGCTGCCCGCACACTCTTGGAGCCCAGCACACTCCCACCGGCGAGTCTGTCACCAACATTGTGTACGGCACTGGCAAGGCCCAGTCTGCTTAA
- a CDS encoding uncharacterized protein (EggNog:ENOG41) encodes MQSQDIRLRLVIRRHGLPEIKLLWPCSCAEDVTIAKVLEQVNDVVPLESGEWGLEDYAVELEDGKGGSFECLHFQQVGRILKDEDQVIIRSLLTGDLKRRRLSGRWQISDDGRHLIDGLAFGRSWLRTPRDRPNIDLPPRKRVRFSNDDEDDDQEQEQLLLDTLPSSRYGIPSTVRTMYDDDSDEDEDDDEDEDDDDFDAYQAYVDGRRRDLELAEDSDMDEDDEEDDDDEDLEEELRFLKQDEAPLPGGRLPRELRNIGRCLDPLGKVKIDTESEDTEGAEDDLPDSFPSEESIATHGYTGVPIDMLVAVFRLTFSELSDEDIKFALTRTNKDMRKTYLSLAILQDPSQDFDRMMDDASFILAHESLQQAKETTSVINGLDANRLRIESREKGKGRSKPLIQEVEDSEEIEDSEFLRESQLNGGVSISLPRSNQNQDLSSDETSESDFEESESNSEENTSSEEESESDSEDDSSDASGDSSSGEEEDRGRASTLPTATAAHKKAQDASSKKGSHSDGITGNATLGAGNKKGRSSDARASASSSSESSDDTSDSDSTEESDSESESESESGSESESESEVEELSSKKPVTPAAPARKIQDITAALATQAPATDTPPTCGLTRTQKRNARRKRNKVFKESGLEQSRLANGEGDGVAQDDFLARKEALLAAILNESPKEDATNNEAEMEDASVPGQEVNVDKATEAETQNPKDTPRKRSTRVDVGAGRRLLFGALGLKAPATKADEQKIRDSLMKNVRPLVNPRTLQNGDDGKASETLVEDEEDPEAWREKIIYKAVECCHEDMVLSEPPFPFVQRWDPQQKYQTMRKRKRASENYQADTSYDDSAFYYSAHEPQQDYYDGDAGETTKKKKRKSANLQNGTLDQDEQDVTLNYDEPPLKSSQFTDLDDLPSLPKDLKALPLLTPESAQPGMVITWNQLLMSKATKWQPELLPITGLIIPGGEDGSIHVVLARRDRENNEKMYDEITGKRVYDKFEAPDLDEASGEDDEEEDDGFRSLQWTEMLEPRILQQAPVNGNTEAAAPEGEMPSGHDQN; translated from the exons ATGCAATCTCAGGACATCCGCCTGCGGCTGGTGATCCGCCGCCACGGGCTGCCCGAGATCAAGCTCCTCTGGCCGTGCTCTTGCGCCGAAGACgtcaccatcgccaaagtctTGGAGCAGGTCAACGACGTCGTTCCCCTCGAGAGCGGCGAATGGGGCCTGGAAGACTACGCCgtggagctggaggatggCAAAGGCGGTAGCTTCGAGTGCCTCCACTTCCAGCAAGTTGGCCGGATTCTAAAGGACGAAGATCAAGTCAT CATTCGATCTCTTCTCACCGGCGACTTGAAACGACGGCGACTCAGCGGGCGATGGCAGATCTCCGACGATGGCAGACACTTGATAGATGGCCTCGCCTTTGGCAGATCCTGGTTAAGAACACCTCGCGACCGCCCAAACATCGATCTGCCGCCACGAAAACGTGTTCGCTTCAgcaacgacgacgaagatgacgatcaagagcaagagcaacTTTTGTTAGATACACTACCTTCGTCTCGGTACGGAATACCCAGTACTGTGCGAACCATGTACGATGACGACagcgatgaggatgaggacgacgacgaagatgaagacgatgacgacttTGACGCGTACCAAGCGTATGTTgatggcagaagaagagatttgGAGCTCGCGGAAGATAGTGAcatggacgaagatgatgaagaggatgacgacgacgaagatcttgaagaagaactACGCTTCCTGAAGCAAGATGAAGCCCCCCTGCCCGGCGGCCGCCTGCCTCGTGAACTTAGGAATATCGGGCGGTGTCTTGATCCGCTTGGAAAGGTAAAAATAGATACTGAGAGTGAGGATACAGAAGGCGCAGAAGACGATTTACCAGACAGCTTTCCTAGCGAAGAGTCAATAGCTACTCATGGCTATACTGGCGTACCCATCGACATGCTTGTTGCCGTGTTTCGATTGACATTTTCAGAGCTGTCAGACGAAGATATCAAATTTGCCCTCACTCGGACGAATAAGGATATGAGAAAGACTTATTTGTCACTGGCAATACTTCAAGATCCTTCTCAAGACTTTGATCGGATGATGGACGACGCTTCTTTCATTCTTGCTCATGAATCTCTTCAACAAGCCAAGGAGACCACCAGTGTCATCAATGGACTCGACGCCAACAGATTGCGCATTGAGAGTCGCGAGAAAGGCAAGGGACGATCGAAGCCGCTCATTCAAGAAGTCGAAGACTCTGAAGAAATCGAAGATTCCGAATTTCTTAGAGAATCTCAGTTGAACGGAGGCGTTTCAATCTCTCTCCCGAGATCGAATCAGAACCAAGATTTGAGTAGCGACGAAACTTCTGAATCTGACTTTGAAGAATCAGAATCAAACTCAGAAGAGAATACAtcttctgaagaagagagtgaatCAGACTCTGAGGACGACTCTAGCGATGCCTCTGGGGACAGCTCCTCcggtgaggaagaagatcGAGGCCGTGCTAGCACATTACCGACAGCAACCGCGGCTCATAAGAAAGCACAAGATGCCTCATCAAAAAAAGGCTCGCATAGCGATGGCATTACCGGCAATGCTACCTTGGGTGCGGGGAACAAGAAGGGCCGTAGCAGCGATGCTCGCGCTTCTgcaagctcctccagcgaGAGCAGTGACGACACAAGCGATTCGGACTCGACAGAGGAGTCAGACTCTGAATCAGAATCAGAATCTGAGTCGGGGTCTGAGTCTGAATCCGAGTCTGAAGTAGAAGAACTATCGTCGAAAAAGCCAGTaacgccagcagctccagcgcgcAAAATCCAGGACATCACAGCTGCACTGGCCACTCAAGCTCCAGCAACTGATACACCGCCAACATGTGGACTGACACGAACTCAAAAGCGAAATGCTAGAAGGAAACGTAACAAGGTCTTTAAAGAAAGCGGCCTTGAGCAGTCTCGGTTAGCAAATGGTGAGGGAGATGGTGTCGCACAAGATGACTTTTTGGCacgaaaagaagctctcttggctgctATCCTCAATGAATCCCCGAAAGAGGACGCAACAAACAATgaggcagagatggaagatgctTCTGTACCGGGTCAGGAGGTAAATGTCGATAAGGCGACTGAAGCGGAAACACAAAATCCGAAAGATACGCCAAGAAAACGCTCAACTCGCGTTGACGTGGGCGCTGGCCGCCGGCTTCTATTTGGCGCTCTAGGCCTGAAAGCCCCAGCAACCAAAGCCGACGAGCAAAAAATCCGTGACAGCCTCATGAAAAACGTGCGACCCTTGGTCAATCCACGCACTCTGCAAAATGGTGACGACGGCAAGGCCAGTGAAACTCTtgtggaggatgaagaagaccctgaggcttggagagagaaaatcaTCTACAAGGCTGTGGAATGCTGCCACGAGGACATGGTACTCAGCGAACCACCATTCCCCTTTGTCCAACGCTGGGATCCCCAGCAAAAGTATCAGACTATGCGAAAGCGAAAGCGCGCGTCAGAGAACTACCAAGCCGATACTTCGTACGACGACTCTGCCTTCTATTATAGCGCTCATGAACCCCAACAAGACTACTacgatggagatgccggAGAAACaaccaaaaagaagaagagaaaatctgCAAACCTACAGAATGGTACCTTGGATCAGGATGAGCAAGACGTGACTCTCAACTACGACGAGCCGCCATTAAAGAGCAGCCAGTTTACGGACCTGGATGatctgccatctttgcccaagGATCTCAAGGCGTTGCCGTTGCTAACGCCTGAGTCGGCTCAGCCTGGGATGGTCATTACTTGGAATCAGCTCCTCATGTCGAAAGCTACAAAATGGCAGCCAGAATTGTTACCGATTACGGGTCTTATCATTCCTGGAGGCGAAGATGGTAGCATTCACGTCGTGTTGGCTAGGCGAGACCGCGAGAATAACGAAAAGATGTACGATGAAATCACCGGAAAGCGAGTATACGACAAATTCGAAGCTCCAGATCTGGATGAAGCAAGCggggaagacgacgaggaagaagatgatggcttcaGGTCATTGCAGTGGacggagatgctggagcctCGCATTCTGCAGCAAGCTCCTGTAAACGGCAACAcggaggcggcggctccAGAGGGCGAGATGCCATCAGGGCATGACCAG AACTAG
- a CDS encoding uncharacterized protein (EggNog:ENOG41): protein MQSQDIRLRLVIRRHGLPEIKLLWPCSCAEDVTIAKVLEQVNDVVPLESGEWGLEDYAVELEDGKGGSFECLHFQQVGRILKDEDQVIIRSLLTGDLKRRRLSGRWQISDDGRHLIDGLAFGRSWLRTPRDRPNIDLPPRKRVRFSNDDEDDDQEQEQLLLDTLPSSRYGIPSTVRTMYDDDSDEDEDDDEDEDDDDFDAYQAYVDGRRRDLELAEDSDMDEDDEEDDDDEDLEEELRFLKQDEAPLPGGRLPRELRNIGRCLDPLGKVKIDTESEDTEGAEDDLPDSFPSEESIATHGYTGVPIDMLVAVFRLTFSELSDEDIKFALTRTNKDMRKTYLSLAILQDPSQDFDRMMDDASFILAHESLQQAKETTSVINGLDANRLRIESREKGKGRSKPLIQEVEDSEEIEDSEFLRESQLNGGVSISLPRSNQNQDLSSDETSESDFEESESNSEENTSSEEESESDSEDDSSDASGDSSSGEEEDRGRASTLPTATAAHKKAQDASSKKGSHSDGITGNATLGAGNKKGRSSDARASASSSSESSDDTSDSDSTEESDSESESESESGSESESESEVEELSSKKPVTPAAPARKIQDITAALATQAPATDTPPTCGLTRTQKRNARRKRNKVFKESGLEQSRLANGEGDGVAQDDFLARKEALLAAILNESPKEDATNNEAEMEDASVPGQEVNVDKATEAETQNPKDTPRKRSTRVDVGAGRRLLFGALGLKAPATKADEQKIRDSLMKNVRPLVNPRTLQNGDDGKASETLVEDEEDPEAWREKIIYKAVECCHEDMVLSEPPFPFVQRWDPQQKYQTMRKRKRASENYQADTSYDDSAFYYSAHEPQQDYYDGDAGETTKKKKRKSANLQNGTLDQDEQDVTLNYDEPPLKSSQFTDLDDLPSLPKDLKALPLLTPESAQPGMVITWNQLLMSKATKWQPELLPITGLIIPGGEDGSIHVVLARRDRENNEKMYDEITGKRVYDKFEAPDLDEASGEDDEEEDDGFRSLQWTEMLEPRILQQAPVNGNTEAAAPEGEMPSGHDQVSELQPEVDALESQPSTGQVRAAVENDLMHDSFGTIQSGQPLPRLDASMSEVQISTASNSFEFVGHLNSNNAAKTPGAQLDHPLTAAANPSNAHSAKSNYLVEREDEAAADQEAELAHSLANAVAEGVSNSHEPMPKMTEPSEDEGGEQEGEQEGEQAREEEEEQQGEEQTSGQSGSAIHSDTVIAASQFSIPSGRQPRTAFSMEEGPPHGTLIPETLLHLPESTAQPNDSKSPASSSSRSSPFPSLEEIFMSAQPTQNSDRKLNTPSFSASQAVPAQDTEYEEAMRKLDEGHESDHSPEQKQEEEEKMDSKVFPNATQPSVRTRVADEELPALSTSLSQPEKTNDKAPFAIPAGSQVIVLSSSPTSSAGVPNENREPEVGRPSPTKAKRKLPTGPGWVRKGTRDERDALSSPRRSRRGRSETEVPLVSAVNKYKGRKGR, encoded by the exons ATGCAATCTCAGGACATCCGCCTGCGGCTGGTGATCCGCCGCCACGGGCTGCCCGAGATCAAGCTCCTCTGGCCGTGCTCTTGCGCCGAAGACgtcaccatcgccaaagtctTGGAGCAGGTCAACGACGTCGTTCCCCTCGAGAGCGGCGAATGGGGCCTGGAAGACTACGCCgtggagctggaggatggCAAAGGCGGTAGCTTCGAGTGCCTCCACTTCCAGCAAGTTGGCCGGATTCTAAAGGACGAAGATCAAGTCAT CATTCGATCTCTTCTCACCGGCGACTTGAAACGACGGCGACTCAGCGGGCGATGGCAGATCTCCGACGATGGCAGACACTTGATAGATGGCCTCGCCTTTGGCAGATCCTGGTTAAGAACACCTCGCGACCGCCCAAACATCGATCTGCCGCCACGAAAACGTGTTCGCTTCAgcaacgacgacgaagatgacgatcaagagcaagagcaacTTTTGTTAGATACACTACCTTCGTCTCGGTACGGAATACCCAGTACTGTGCGAACCATGTACGATGACGACagcgatgaggatgaggacgacgacgaagatgaagacgatgacgacttTGACGCGTACCAAGCGTATGTTgatggcagaagaagagatttgGAGCTCGCGGAAGATAGTGAcatggacgaagatgatgaagaggatgacgacgacgaagatcttgaagaagaactACGCTTCCTGAAGCAAGATGAAGCCCCCCTGCCCGGCGGCCGCCTGCCTCGTGAACTTAGGAATATCGGGCGGTGTCTTGATCCGCTTGGAAAGGTAAAAATAGATACTGAGAGTGAGGATACAGAAGGCGCAGAAGACGATTTACCAGACAGCTTTCCTAGCGAAGAGTCAATAGCTACTCATGGCTATACTGGCGTACCCATCGACATGCTTGTTGCCGTGTTTCGATTGACATTTTCAGAGCTGTCAGACGAAGATATCAAATTTGCCCTCACTCGGACGAATAAGGATATGAGAAAGACTTATTTGTCACTGGCAATACTTCAAGATCCTTCTCAAGACTTTGATCGGATGATGGACGACGCTTCTTTCATTCTTGCTCATGAATCTCTTCAACAAGCCAAGGAGACCACCAGTGTCATCAATGGACTCGACGCCAACAGATTGCGCATTGAGAGTCGCGAGAAAGGCAAGGGACGATCGAAGCCGCTCATTCAAGAAGTCGAAGACTCTGAAGAAATCGAAGATTCCGAATTTCTTAGAGAATCTCAGTTGAACGGAGGCGTTTCAATCTCTCTCCCGAGATCGAATCAGAACCAAGATTTGAGTAGCGACGAAACTTCTGAATCTGACTTTGAAGAATCAGAATCAAACTCAGAAGAGAATACAtcttctgaagaagagagtgaatCAGACTCTGAGGACGACTCTAGCGATGCCTCTGGGGACAGCTCCTCcggtgaggaagaagatcGAGGCCGTGCTAGCACATTACCGACAGCAACCGCGGCTCATAAGAAAGCACAAGATGCCTCATCAAAAAAAGGCTCGCATAGCGATGGCATTACCGGCAATGCTACCTTGGGTGCGGGGAACAAGAAGGGCCGTAGCAGCGATGCTCGCGCTTCTgcaagctcctccagcgaGAGCAGTGACGACACAAGCGATTCGGACTCGACAGAGGAGTCAGACTCTGAATCAGAATCAGAATCTGAGTCGGGGTCTGAGTCTGAATCCGAGTCTGAAGTAGAAGAACTATCGTCGAAAAAGCCAGTaacgccagcagctccagcgcgcAAAATCCAGGACATCACAGCTGCACTGGCCACTCAAGCTCCAGCAACTGATACACCGCCAACATGTGGACTGACACGAACTCAAAAGCGAAATGCTAGAAGGAAACGTAACAAGGTCTTTAAAGAAAGCGGCCTTGAGCAGTCTCGGTTAGCAAATGGTGAGGGAGATGGTGTCGCACAAGATGACTTTTTGGCacgaaaagaagctctcttggctgctATCCTCAATGAATCCCCGAAAGAGGACGCAACAAACAATgaggcagagatggaagatgctTCTGTACCGGGTCAGGAGGTAAATGTCGATAAGGCGACTGAAGCGGAAACACAAAATCCGAAAGATACGCCAAGAAAACGCTCAACTCGCGTTGACGTGGGCGCTGGCCGCCGGCTTCTATTTGGCGCTCTAGGCCTGAAAGCCCCAGCAACCAAAGCCGACGAGCAAAAAATCCGTGACAGCCTCATGAAAAACGTGCGACCCTTGGTCAATCCACGCACTCTGCAAAATGGTGACGACGGCAAGGCCAGTGAAACTCTtgtggaggatgaagaagaccctgaggcttggagagagaaaatcaTCTACAAGGCTGTGGAATGCTGCCACGAGGACATGGTACTCAGCGAACCACCATTCCCCTTTGTCCAACGCTGGGATCCCCAGCAAAAGTATCAGACTATGCGAAAGCGAAAGCGCGCGTCAGAGAACTACCAAGCCGATACTTCGTACGACGACTCTGCCTTCTATTATAGCGCTCATGAACCCCAACAAGACTACTacgatggagatgccggAGAAACaaccaaaaagaagaagagaaaatctgCAAACCTACAGAATGGTACCTTGGATCAGGATGAGCAAGACGTGACTCTCAACTACGACGAGCCGCCATTAAAGAGCAGCCAGTTTACGGACCTGGATGatctgccatctttgcccaagGATCTCAAGGCGTTGCCGTTGCTAACGCCTGAGTCGGCTCAGCCTGGGATGGTCATTACTTGGAATCAGCTCCTCATGTCGAAAGCTACAAAATGGCAGCCAGAATTGTTACCGATTACGGGTCTTATCATTCCTGGAGGCGAAGATGGTAGCATTCACGTCGTGTTGGCTAGGCGAGACCGCGAGAATAACGAAAAGATGTACGATGAAATCACCGGAAAGCGAGTATACGACAAATTCGAAGCTCCAGATCTGGATGAAGCAAGCggggaagacgacgaggaagaagatgatggcttcaGGTCATTGCAGTGGacggagatgctggagcctCGCATTCTGCAGCAAGCTCCTGTAAACGGCAACAcggaggcggcggctccAGAGGGCGAGATGCCATCAGGGCATGACCAGGTAAGCGAACTCCAACCAGAGGTGGATGCTTTAGAGAGCCAGCCCAGTACGGGTCAAGTGCGGGCAGCTGTTGAAAATGATTTGATGCACGACTCGTTTGGTACAATACAGTCCGGCcagccattgccaagacTGGATGCCTCCATGTCCGAAGTGCAAATCAGCACTGCCAGCAATAGCTTCGAATTTGTCGGACATTTGAATAGCAATAATGCCGCAAAAACACCAGGCGCTCAACTAGACCACCCGTTGactgctgcagccaatccCTCAAATGCACACTCTGCAAAGTCGAATTATTTGGTAGAGcgagaagacgaagcagctgCTGACCAAGAGGCAGAACTAGCACATAGCCTAGCGAATGCCGTGGCAGAGGGCGTCTCGAATTCTCACGAGCCCATGCCGAAGATGACGGAGCcgtctgaagatgaaggaggagagcaagaaggagagcaagaaggagagcaagcaagagaagaagaggaagaacagCAGGGAGAAGAACAGACATCTGGACAAAGCGGTAGCGCAATCCACTCCGACACCGTCATCGCCGCATCGCAGTTTAGTATTCCTAGTGGGCGGCAACCGCGGACGGCGTTTTCCATGGAAGAGGGTCCGCCTCATGGCACATTGATCCCCGAGACATTGCTACATCTACCCGAGAGCACAGCACAACCAAACGACTCGAAATCGCCGGCGTCCAGttccagcagaagcagcccgTTCCCGTCGCTTGAGGAGATATTCATGTCTGCTCAGCCCACTCAAAATTCGGACAGGAAGTTGAATACCCCTTCTTTCTCGGCGAGCCAGGCCGTCCCTGCTCAGGATACGGAATACGAAGAAGCTATGCGCAAGCTTGATGAGGGACACGAGTCGGATCACTCTCCCgagcagaagcaagaagaagaagagaaaatggacAGTAAAGTATTTCCCAACGCAACGCAGCCATCGGTCCGCACGAGGGTTGCAGATGAGGAGCTACCAGCACTATCGACTTCTCTTTCTCAGCCGGAAAAGACGAATGACAAAGCGCCATTTGCTATACCGGCTGGAAGTCAGGTCATTGTTCTGAGCTCCAGCCCAACCTCGAGCGCTGGCGTGCCAAATGAGAATAGGGAGCCGGAAGTTGGGAGACCGAGTCCGaccaaggcaaaaagaaagctgCCCACTGGTCCTGGGTGGGTTAGGAAAGGCACCCGGGACGAGAGAGATGCGCTGAGTAGCCCCAGAAGGAGTCGCCGAGGACGATCAGAGACAGAGGTGCCGCTTGTTAGCGCTGTGAATAAATACAAAGGGCGAAAGGGGAGGTAG
- a CDS encoding uncharacterized protein (EggNog:ENOG41~TransMembrane:1 (i40-58o)) — protein MSDLGFRSSDYTCTTIGGETFCRVHVPVLKADAPMRATDMRVVLAVVSGLAGILAWGLV, from the coding sequence ATGTCCGACCTCGGCTTCCGGAGCAGCGACTACACCTGCACCACCATCGGCGGCGAGACGTTTTGCAGAGTGCACGTGCCGGTGCTCAAGGCCGATGCGCCGATGAGGGCGACGGACATGCGCGTCgtgctggcggtggtgagTGGCCTGGCCGGGATTCTGGCCTGGGGGCTTGTTTGA